In one Neobacillus sp. CF12 genomic region, the following are encoded:
- a CDS encoding glycoside-pentoside-hexuronide (GPH):cation symporter: MQATEVTQNQSVSVIHEEDRKLTFREKVAATIGNMMGVMHNQIIATFLLFFYTDIMEISPAYVAGLFLFARIIDAMLVPVFGVFVDKVTTPWGKYVPYFLILGVPTAIFGWLTFTDFGLSPTGKLIYISITYLVYSILISIKYAPNTAVGPAITKRIDDRISMGQIGYILIMVGALFASLGFQPLYKALGGGSDAKGFSFMMGIVAVIGILVSVFQVTSLKERYIDQNSKEKVRLSFKEMNVAVFSNKAAVVLYVYILAINLANGIRAAIMIHYFKYYFNNEGLLVTYGAVSVLPTVIGVMLSGPITKRFGIKINVLTAAIVNVVCTASVMFIPNTSTGVTLFLALNVIAAFFLGLATPAQGSMMPAAMDYSEWKTGMNVSGFMGSIQGFVQTLATAISGAIAAGALHFVGYVPGVEQTSETIFGLKLLMGILPAVVLIFTLSLVWFDITEEKQKQIARDLAERRQQNAL; encoded by the coding sequence ATGCAGGCAACAGAAGTTACACAAAATCAATCTGTTAGTGTCATTCACGAAGAAGATCGAAAACTTACATTCCGCGAGAAGGTAGCCGCTACGATCGGTAACATGATGGGAGTCATGCATAATCAAATCATTGCTACGTTCTTGCTCTTCTTCTATACGGACATAATGGAAATCAGTCCAGCTTATGTCGCAGGATTATTTTTGTTTGCTCGTATTATTGACGCTATGTTGGTACCAGTGTTTGGCGTTTTTGTAGATAAAGTAACAACTCCATGGGGCAAGTACGTTCCCTATTTTTTAATATTAGGGGTGCCAACTGCTATTTTCGGGTGGTTAACATTTACGGATTTTGGCCTAAGTCCCACTGGAAAATTAATCTATATCAGTATCACGTATTTGGTTTACAGTATCTTAATTTCCATTAAATATGCACCAAATACGGCAGTCGGACCTGCAATTACCAAAAGGATAGATGACAGGATCTCTATGGGGCAGATTGGATATATTCTAATTATGGTCGGTGCACTTTTTGCATCATTAGGTTTTCAACCACTTTATAAGGCTTTAGGTGGTGGCAGTGACGCCAAAGGATTTTCGTTTATGATGGGAATCGTTGCAGTTATTGGGATTTTAGTATCAGTCTTCCAAGTGACTTCCTTAAAGGAAAGATATATTGATCAAAATAGTAAAGAAAAAGTGAGACTCTCATTTAAGGAAATGAATGTGGCAGTATTTAGCAATAAAGCCGCTGTGGTCTTATATGTATATATATTGGCAATAAATTTAGCGAACGGTATTCGAGCTGCAATTATGATTCACTATTTTAAATATTACTTCAATAATGAAGGGCTACTGGTTACATATGGGGCAGTTAGTGTTTTGCCAACAGTTATAGGTGTAATGTTAAGTGGTCCAATAACGAAACGATTTGGTATTAAAATCAATGTTCTTACTGCTGCCATCGTGAATGTGGTATGTACAGCTTCTGTCATGTTTATTCCAAATACATCCACGGGTGTTACATTGTTCCTTGCTTTAAATGTTATTGCAGCCTTTTTCTTAGGATTAGCTACGCCAGCGCAGGGTTCCATGATGCCAGCTGCAATGGATTATTCGGAATGGAAGACTGGAATGAATGTAAGCGGTTTTATGGGTTCTATTCAAGGGTTTGTACAGACTTTAGCAACAGCGATTTCAGGCGCTATCGCAGCTGGAGCATTGCATTTTGTTGGGTATGTGCCTGGAGTGGAGCAAACCAGCGAGACCATCTTTGGATTAAAATTACTAATGGGCATACTTCCAGCGGTTGTGTTAATATTTACATTATCTTTGGTATGGTTTGATATAACAGAGGAAAAACAGAAGCAAATTGCTAGAGATCTTGCTGAACGAAGACAACAGAATGCTCTATAA
- a CDS encoding Gfo/Idh/MocA family oxidoreductase, protein MSFSENTRLGELLKSEAAKAVLEKHFPGFTTTPRLALAQGFSLKVMSGFPQSQITPDQLKACVEDLEKLEETDLETIKVKSVQKYKRIGFKNDLKWGIMGPGKIAKKLAEAIEGTEGSELYAVASRSMDRAKTFSEEFNVQKVYGSYEELVEDSAVDVVYIANLKTQHFESAKLALHNKKAVLLEKPLTINAEQAEELITIAHQKNVFLMEAMWMRYNPNITKLKELINEGTIGNVKKIEADFSFECEPDSVLRFPEFGGGALLDLGIYPISFANWIVGRIPDTITSKCVLASTGVDGVDSVTFEWKTGEKAELSFGIDCFRTMSAKVTGTDGYIEVFPPFHGAQVISLHNSQTVKEFSIPFRINGYEYEVEEVMRCLDTGLKESSIMPLDETLSTMKLMDRLRSEWGVVFPCEI, encoded by the coding sequence ATGTCATTTTCGGAGAATACAAGATTAGGAGAATTACTAAAAAGTGAAGCGGCAAAGGCTGTTTTGGAAAAACATTTTCCAGGTTTCACTACAACCCCTAGATTAGCATTAGCTCAAGGATTTTCACTTAAGGTGATGTCAGGTTTTCCACAGTCCCAAATTACCCCTGACCAATTAAAAGCTTGTGTAGAAGACCTGGAGAAACTAGAAGAAACAGACCTAGAGACTATTAAGGTAAAAAGTGTCCAAAAATACAAACGGATTGGTTTTAAAAATGATTTGAAATGGGGAATCATGGGTCCTGGTAAAATTGCCAAGAAATTGGCCGAGGCGATCGAGGGGACTGAGGGCTCTGAGCTTTATGCTGTTGCATCACGTTCTATGGATAGGGCAAAAACTTTCTCAGAGGAATTTAATGTTCAAAAAGTTTATGGTTCCTATGAAGAGTTGGTAGAGGATTCTGCAGTGGATGTAGTCTATATAGCTAATCTTAAGACACAGCACTTTGAATCCGCAAAATTGGCACTGCATAACAAAAAAGCTGTGTTATTGGAGAAACCATTGACAATAAATGCTGAACAAGCAGAAGAATTAATTACTATTGCGCATCAAAAAAATGTTTTTCTAATGGAAGCAATGTGGATGAGATATAACCCTAACATAACCAAGCTAAAAGAATTAATCAATGAAGGTACCATAGGCAATGTGAAAAAAATAGAAGCTGACTTCTCATTCGAGTGTGAGCCTGATTCAGTCCTTAGATTTCCTGAGTTTGGAGGTGGGGCACTCCTGGATCTAGGAATTTATCCAATATCCTTTGCAAATTGGATTGTAGGAAGAATCCCTGATACCATTACATCAAAGTGTGTGCTGGCTTCAACAGGAGTAGATGGTGTGGATTCAGTTACCTTCGAGTGGAAAACGGGAGAGAAGGCGGAGTTGAGCTTTGGAATCGATTGCTTTCGAACCATGAGTGCAAAAGTTACGGGAACCGACGGGTATATTGAAGTATTTCCACCTTTTCACGGTGCACAAGTGATTAGTTTACATAATTCTCAGACCGTGAAAGAATTTTCCATTCCCTTCAGGATAAATGGATATGAATATGAGGTAGAAGAGGTAATGCGCTGCCTTGATACGGGTTTGAAGGAAAGTTCTATAATGCCGCTTGATGAAACACTTAGTACGATGAAGCTCATGGATAGACTCCGGTCGGAGTGGGGTGTGGTTTTTCCCTGTGAAATATAA
- a CDS encoding family 1 glycosylhydrolase, whose amino-acid sequence MKKFSSDFMIGAATAAHQVEGNNVNSDFWTMEHIPGTMYKEPSLDAVDHYHKYKEDVQLLVDAGLNTYRFSIEWARIEPAKGNFDNNEINHYRQVLEFCHQNNVTPIVTLHHFSSPKWLISEGGWESESTIEYFGNYSRYVVSELGNLIPYICTINEANMGKQITKIMKRMTANGSNSANKDNSVDVQVGLNVDMKAKMETYYRELGVAFGIDPRNVQSFLSPRTENGEIIIMKCHEKARNIIKELNPSIKVGITFSLYDHQALPGGEPYVEKEQYEDYLNYLPFLQEDDFLGVQNYSRKIHGPDGAVKPDETSRLTKMGYEFYPEALGNVLRFVAKYWDKPIIVTENGISTDNDEERVEFIERALAGVYQCLEEGINVIGYTYWSLLDNFEWQLGYAQTFGLIAVDRSTQTRYPKDSLSFLGNIKKAGLNGLKV is encoded by the coding sequence ATGAAAAAATTTTCTAGCGATTTTATGATTGGTGCTGCTACTGCGGCACACCAAGTCGAAGGTAATAATGTTAATAGTGATTTTTGGACTATGGAGCATATCCCTGGCACGATGTACAAGGAGCCATCCTTAGATGCCGTTGACCATTACCATAAGTACAAAGAAGATGTTCAGTTGTTAGTTGATGCAGGTTTAAACACCTATCGGTTTTCAATAGAATGGGCGCGAATCGAACCTGCCAAAGGCAACTTTGATAATAATGAGATTAACCATTACAGACAAGTCCTTGAATTCTGTCATCAAAACAATGTGACACCGATAGTGACTTTACATCACTTTTCATCTCCAAAATGGTTGATTTCTGAAGGTGGATGGGAAAGTGAATCGACGATTGAGTACTTCGGAAATTATAGTCGATATGTCGTTTCGGAATTGGGCAATCTAATACCTTATATTTGTACTATTAATGAAGCGAATATGGGTAAACAAATTACAAAGATCATGAAAAGAATGACAGCTAATGGAAGTAATTCAGCGAATAAAGATAACAGTGTTGATGTTCAGGTTGGGCTAAATGTCGATATGAAAGCTAAAATGGAGACCTACTATCGAGAATTGGGAGTGGCTTTTGGAATTGATCCTAGGAACGTGCAGTCATTTCTATCTCCTCGTACTGAAAATGGTGAAATTATTATTATGAAATGCCACGAAAAGGCCAGAAACATAATTAAAGAATTAAACCCATCAATTAAGGTTGGAATCACGTTTTCACTTTATGATCATCAAGCATTGCCTGGTGGAGAGCCGTACGTTGAAAAAGAGCAGTACGAAGACTATCTTAACTATCTTCCTTTCCTTCAAGAAGATGATTTTTTAGGAGTTCAAAATTATTCTCGAAAGATCCATGGTCCAGATGGCGCTGTGAAACCAGATGAAACATCGAGATTAACAAAAATGGGTTATGAATTTTATCCAGAGGCATTGGGGAATGTCCTGAGATTTGTCGCTAAATATTGGGATAAACCAATCATTGTCACAGAAAATGGTATATCTACGGACAATGATGAGGAAAGAGTGGAGTTTATCGAACGAGCACTTGCTGGTGTGTATCAATGTCTGGAAGAGGGTATTAATGTGATTGGATATACCTACTGGTCATTATTAGATAATTTCGAGTGGCAATTAGGATACGCCCAAACCTTTGGCTTAATAGCTGTTGACCGATCCACTCAAACTAGATATCCAAAGGATAGCCTATCTTTTTTGGGGAATATAAAGAAAGCTGGGCTTAACGGTCTAAAAGTTTAA
- a CDS encoding helix-turn-helix domain-containing protein, translating to MSASFETIKDKCHLVAETFDLPVFFINPDGKVIYESLHNHSVNPLYENQKEKFFNPLKFKPNKEYRFPIIRKSVYSEKLILISVFNNQTFQGTVIAGPTLAFPLTEDIINGIINDTRAFFIRDKVFQYYSSLPIIGAEKLINISVFIYHLFNYELLSQKSVISENVEKSEMNTNEQVNLSVSQNLQSNVFHSDRLFEKKLLYLIKEGRVEDLNELSNIKEEETASILSKSSYLRSNKNHIITLITLVSRAAVDGGLHEEVAFSLHDRFIQQVEELNRLDEIRSLAGDVLYTFAEKVKQVKDERYSKTITTCKDYIYKHIYDDINHNDIANKVELSPKYLSFLFKKEVGITVSEYIQQTKIDEVKKLLAYSKTPISEICSLLNFNDQSYFTKVFKKVVGITPKQYRERHHLIEKK from the coding sequence GTGAGCGCTTCCTTCGAAACGATTAAAGATAAATGTCATCTCGTTGCGGAAACCTTTGATTTACCCGTGTTCTTCATTAACCCAGATGGGAAAGTTATCTATGAAAGCTTACATAATCATTCGGTAAATCCTTTATATGAAAACCAAAAAGAAAAATTTTTCAACCCATTGAAGTTTAAACCAAATAAAGAATACCGATTTCCAATTATTAGAAAATCTGTATACTCAGAAAAATTGATATTAATTAGTGTCTTCAATAATCAAACCTTCCAAGGTACAGTGATAGCCGGACCTACTTTAGCCTTTCCATTAACTGAAGACATAATTAATGGTATCATCAATGACACACGTGCATTTTTTATTAGAGACAAAGTATTTCAATATTACAGTTCCTTACCTATTATAGGAGCAGAAAAACTGATAAATATAAGTGTATTTATCTATCACTTGTTCAATTATGAACTACTTTCACAAAAATCAGTCATAAGTGAGAACGTGGAAAAATCAGAAATGAACACAAATGAACAGGTGAATCTATCCGTTTCACAAAATTTACAATCAAATGTATTTCATAGCGACCGTCTGTTTGAAAAGAAACTTTTATATTTGATAAAAGAAGGAAGAGTCGAAGACTTAAATGAGCTTTCTAACATAAAAGAAGAAGAAACTGCTAGTATTTTATCAAAGTCAAGTTATCTTCGATCTAATAAAAACCATATCATTACCCTCATCACTTTAGTCTCTAGAGCTGCTGTTGATGGAGGATTACATGAGGAAGTTGCCTTTTCTTTGCATGATAGATTTATACAACAAGTGGAGGAACTTAACCGATTAGATGAAATTAGGAGCTTGGCAGGCGATGTTCTCTACACATTTGCCGAGAAAGTAAAACAAGTAAAAGATGAACGTTATTCCAAAACAATTACCACCTGTAAAGATTATATTTACAAACATATTTACGATGACATTAACCATAACGATATCGCCAATAAGGTTGAACTGAGCCCGAAATATTTGTCCTTTTTGTTTAAAAAGGAGGTGGGTATAACGGTAAGCGAATATATCCAGCAAACAAAAATTGACGAGGTAAAAAAATTACTTGCCTATAGTAAAACTCCCATATCTGAAATTTGTTCGCTCCTAAATTTTAATGATCAAAGTTATTTTACGAAGGTTTTTAAAAAGGTTGTCGGAATAACTCCAAAGCAATATAGGGAAAGACATCATCTAATAGAAAAAAAGTAA